In bacterium, the sequence CGTGCCTTTTCCCTTGCTGTTGAGGTCCCTGGGCTATTCCTGCTACGGCCATTGCATGGCGAGCTTCATTCCCCCGGCTGGCTATGATGACCTGTTCGGTTTTGACGAGATGCGTTATCCCGGCAAGGCGGGCGCTGGAACGGGCGGTTCCCTGCGCCGTCAGATTGTTGATAATCTCCGTGGATTTCCCCGGCTTTATCAATTCGTGAAGAAATTGTACTCCCGGACGGTCAGCAAGGAAGGAGAGGTTCGCTCGTCGGCCGCCCTGCATGATGGAAAAGATTCGATGGATTACATTATTCGCCACCTCAAGGAAAAAAGAGGGCAAAAGCCGGTATTCGCCTATACGACGCTCCTTCATCCGCACACGCCGTATTATCCGCCGGCGTCATTTTTGAATAAGGTGTTCAACGGGCAGAAGCCTCATCCGGTGAGCTTCGAAATCCAGAGAAATTTCCACGCCTTCATGAACGGCGACTTCGGTCAGGCCGACGAAGCGCTGGAGTCCGTGCGGAAATGCTACCAGGCCGATCTTCTGTATGGCGACCACTTGGTGGGAAAGCTGGTAGAGGAGCTGGATAAAAACGGTTTGTTCGAAAATACGATCCTGATCGTTACCTCCGATCACGGTGAACTGCTGGGCGAGCACGGCGCCATTAACCATGGGGCAACCTTGTGGGAGGAATTGTTCGCCATCCCGTGCGTGATCTCCTATCCGCCCCGCATTGAGGGGGGATTCCGGATCGGGCGGTTGACCTCAGCGCTGGATCTGGCCCCCACCATCTTCGATCTGCTGGGGGAGAGCGGGTGGATGGAAGATCAGGTGGTCATGGACGGTGTTTCGGTGTTGAGCGAGGAGGAGGGTCTCGAAAACCGGCGCCTGGTGGTGGATTCTCCTCCCGCCGTTTTGCCGGAGCGTCTGAAGGCCTACCCCAACCTCCTCTACGAGATCAGCATCATCCGCCGCGGCGTCCGGACCGGGGACTGGAAATACATCTGGCAATCGAACGGGGAGCACCAATTGTATCGCGCCGGTGACAAAGAGGTCCCGGAAAATAATCGCTA encodes:
- a CDS encoding sulfatase, with translation MRPDVVLVILDSARRDMFGVYGSNLSLTPNIDALAERGAVLNDHYAAANGSAPAHVSIFTGLYPARHRMLHNLCEMRQDLVPFPLLLRSLGYSCYGHCMASFIPPAGYDDLFGFDEMRYPGKAGAGTGGSLRRQIVDNLRGFPRLYQFVKKLYSRTVSKEGEVRSSAALHDGKDSMDYIIRHLKEKRGQKPVFAYTTLLHPHTPYYPPASFLNKVFNGQKPHPVSFEIQRNFHAFMNGDFGQADEALESVRKCYQADLLYGDHLVGKLVEELDKNGLFENTILIVTSDHGELLGEHGAINHGATLWEELFAIPCVISYPPRIEGGFRIGRLTSALDLAPTIFDLLGESGWMEDQVVMDGVSVLSEEEGLENRRLVVDSPPAVLPERLKAYPNLLYEISIIRRGVRTGDWKYIWQSNGEHQLYRAGDKEVPENNRYTESSDVVAPLHQEMISFYEGTEPDFALDRYPVPLSKEIGAKMTDPLIRRELQRLGYM